A region of the Channa argus isolate prfri chromosome 14, Channa argus male v1.0, whole genome shotgun sequence genome:
tttgaaattttgaaaaaaaattatttttctgaaaacagaatttctttttcagaatATGGTCGCATTAATTTCACCGTTTAACATTACTAAGGTACTGTATGtagaaaagtgttttaattaatttaattagtcAAGATAAATAATGTAACAAATGCTGCTGTGACAAGTTCATAAACAGTttatgtaattaattaattttatatagTATTTGTGTTTAGAGTTTATTACTATACAACAAGCTTTGtggtaacatgtttttaaattgtacttatttttatacaacaatgtgaaaaatgtttccaagtCTCTTCCAGTGTTTGCTCTGCAGAAATTCCTTTACATTTCCCAATAAAATCTGTATATTAAGCCACTCTTGCGTGCTTCGTGGGGGGCTGACCTTGGTCACACTTTTTCAGCCAAGACTTACTGATCAATTATGGGCTTTCCCAGCCTCCTCGCTGCCTGGCATATGGGCGCTTAGAGGCGCGAGAGTGGAAGAGAAAGAGGGGTATCATTTCATGTGGAGATCAGGGCCCATAGGCAGTGAATGGTTGGATTTAGAGGCGACTGTGAATAAGGGAAGGGGGTCCTCGCTTgtaccaaaaagaaaagaatctcCCACAGATCAGGGAAGAGCCTTTTTGGGAATATTcatgatgaggatgaggaggcaTCATGAATTCATGTGTGTCTCCCTGACTTGCACGAATCATCTTTTCAGTAAACACTGTTGTGTACAGAGCCGGGATGTCCTGCTTTCGATCAATGTTTGCGATGTAGTTTGGTGGATAGTGTTGCCTCTCCACAAACCAATATGGGTTTTTGTGTACTCTCTGCTGTATTTCTTTTGTATCAGTAGAGCAACAGATGGAGAGTGGTGGAAAGACATAAAGAAGCTAAAACACACAGCCTTTCTTCTTCACAGCTAGCTACCCACTGAAAAAGATTTTCCCAAGCTTGTGCTCAGACGTATGCTATTTCAAACATGTTGGACTtcatctcttttctcttttatacataggtttttttgggtttttttgttttgttttttgtctgaatTGTGTACTTTTAGGATTTGGGCCTGTGCAAACAGactttgtttacagtttcttTGAGTTTGTCTGCTTGTACCAAGTCCCACAGAGCGATTGGATCTGCTCAGAGGAGTTTGTAAAGTAACTGCCACTGTGAGATGCTTTTTCTGCACCAAATGTCATAAAAATCCTgctgctttctgtgtgtttgttaccaGCCAGCACCCACATTCATTCACCTACTCTTCACAAAGTCTACAAGCAGACGTCAATTGGCTGCAGCTTGTCTGAAGGTGGGACACTCATAAGGCCCTAGTCTTGATTAGTAGTCATGACACAAGGCAAACCTGATGCTCACTTAGGGTTTGCTTCATTTTACAGATGACACAATGGCCCCCACGTATGGTAAAAGGTCTGTGACCTACCAGACAGTCACAAAGcccttctcctccctccttttcCCTAAGCATGGGTTTCCTCCTTGGGCCTTAGTGGCATCCCTGTCCCCTTCCCTTATCAGTCATTCCAGACCTGAATGGGCTCTGTGGTTGGTCAATAAATTCAGTGATTCAGGGGGTGGACAGTTGCAGCCGTGTTAACGTTTGTTCACAGGCTTGTTGCAGGGACCGGCCCTGCCCCACTGCTCTTTGTCTCTCGTGGTCCTTCAACAGGCTAGAAGTCAATGGAGGCCCTTGTGCGGAGGTGGCAGGGGCATGGATGGAGCCGCCTCTCACATGGTGTTCACACAGGGGGAGGACGGGCTCGGATCACTGCGACACTTGTTAGTGTGGGGCCACACAACATTGCCTGGTCGCCTCACTCGATGTCCCCAGAGGGTCTGTGCAATAttcagcattttaaacaaactaatgGTTGAGGCTGTAGGTTGTGTCAGGGTAAGATGATCTGCACTCTTAGGCCTGCACGGAAAAGAGTTGCACAAGTGTATCTTACAATCTCCGTTCACAGATCAGACTCACTATAATGAGGTCAAGTCTTCCCACAGTCTAGAGTGATGGTGAATCCTGTCTTTAAATGTAGACTAGAATAGCACAGATACACTTTTGTGGCCCCTGGAGGTGCCACTATGTTGCTGAGTTATGGCCGGGTTCTTAGCCTCAGCTGCTCTAAAGCATGGGAACAGCCGAACaggaagaaaagagacagagggcCATAGATAGAGCGACATACAAACAGAGGAGGGCTTTAGGAGACAGAAAGCAGCAGCCAGAAAAAGACGCACGAAGGCTGAAGAGGGACTTAGAGCCATGACTGAAGCCTAACTGTCATGAGAAGATGAGAGTTGCCATGGCCACCCTGGAGCCACCCAGCAAGCATGTGAGCAGGGGAGGCTTGGGGGCCAGGGGCCTGGGCCCGGGCTGGTGAATCACATGCACTAACCAGGGATTATGTGCATAAGTGATGAGCGCTAAGCCGGCAGGTGAAGGGAGGCCCTGGGACAAGAAACGCACCATCCCTTAGGACAGCTCCCTATGTGAAGAGCAGAGACTTTTTCCCAAGTGAGACTGATCTGCTGTGTGAAGGGGACTCAGCCAGAGGTCCTTGAGTGCTGAAAGGGCATCCCCCAGGCTGCTTTCACACCATAAGTGGCCAAAACGCTGGTCTTGTGAGTCATCTTGAGTGGCAAGAATGGgccattttcacattcataaaTCCTAGTGCAAACACACTCATGGATATGGACTAAGCTTGTATAAGGATAAGAACCACATCGCAAGGCATCAGCAGGGGTCTTGTTGAGGGAATCGTTTTAGCTTGACACTTGTCTGAAAGAACAGATTTAACAATCTTTATCCATTAGAAGGAGAAAAATGGAATTCAAGCATGAGCTAAGTTACCTTTATGGTATATTTGTGgctaaaagcaacattttctaGCGAGGATCAACTGGTTCATAGGTTGTTCTGGTGCAGGGAATCGATGCTCGTAATATCCATGGCCTTACAGGAATGTGTTTGAACCTTGATTGCACAAAGAAATCACATTCCCATGGTCCACAGAGTGAAACAGTTAACAAACCTCCCCCCTAACACCTTTTCAAGACGATAGTATCCCTGAACATATTAACATGTAAATACACTTCGATAGTTTGACAATGCACTGAAATGCATATAATCTACATGCTAACTAGTCCTTTAAAGACTTTCCACTACTGAATGTGGTTTAGTAACACTTTCATGTCTgggttttaaaaattaaatgtgagGCCTCTCTTAGAATCTCTAAAAGCGTTTTTCAATTTGATGAGGGATAAGGCGATGACTGGCTTCCCTTTTCAAAGGGGGAGACCCAGAGTTCAATAAGACTTCAGTCTCATTGCTTTTGCCTCCAAGTTGAAGATCTAAATGCTTGCTTTTTTAGGAAGGAACCCACCACGTTAGGTGACAGATGGCAGGTTGTTGTGCTGAAATACCAGTTGCTATGGTCCCCCTTTTCCTCCGCAGCTTCTTTCGCCATAGCTAAGCATCTCCTCTGAGGCTGGTGTACTGACTTGGAATAAGCTGACTTGAAACTGCTCAGGTTGTTGACAAACATGAGTCTAGATGAGTCTCCTAATCTCCCACTCCTTTATCCGCCCTTTATTGCCGTATAAACAGGCCtgaatacacaaaaaaaaactaaacctcTGTTTTCAGGCTTCTCTTATCTTACACAGGGTTTAATCTAATGCCCTCTACCCTTTTTACATCTCTGCCTTCGCTAAATTCGACCATATTTTTGATTCAGCacatcaccatgacaaccagTTATTTCCCATCCttgagcccccccccccttccagCTCCTCTGCTCCATTGATACCACTACCTCCCCCTACCCcttctttttttgtccaaataaaacaaagcacacagtGAATGCACACTGAGGTAGGTAAATGTATTCAGTGACATCAGCCAGGACGAGTCTATTCTGCTGGATTCCTGTACCACTTGTTTCCAGCCTTGTCTGGGGGCCGGACACTCTGTTGGGTCCATTGTCCCGCATGTATTCCACACAGGCCTGCAATTAATGGAAGCCTTGTCTAAGGCTTCTGGAGCAGAAACTGCTGTTGGGGAGGGGGACAAAAGGCGGGCTGAGCTAGGGGCTGGGAGTTGCTATGGGACAGCCCCCCTTCGTTCTTAAAAGGGGAATTCAAAGGGAGGAGAAGAGATGGAGAGCAAACGAAGCGCTGGATGAGATGTTTAAGTGATCCCCTGTGTCTGTGCCCTCCCCTCCTGGTCTGAAACGTTTTCATACCAGCACATGAAAGGGAACCTTTGCAGTATTTGATGGGGAAGATGGTCATTTCACTGCCACAAGGCAGTGGTAGCTGAGTGGAGAAGAAAGGAATCTAATATTCACCTTTACAGGTGAAGGTGGAGAGGAGTGTGACATTTGGGGAGTGaccattttcttcatatttttgcAATTCTAATTAGGAATTTTTGTATCATTGTCTTCTCCACTAGATGAGGAAAGTTAAAGTACAGGTTTAAGGCCAGACATATAGGGAGCCCTCTTATCCATGTGTTTAAGTACAGTTTCAACTGTCCTTGTGACttataggaagaaaaaaaagaaatagttgAGATGCTCTGGTTTTTAAAGGTACTAAACAAGGTAAATATCTGACATCTGACTGGCTAGGAAGCTTGACCTGTGTTATTCTGACTGTGGCTTTAAAAAAGCTTTGGAACAGAAACCAGCAGTTATCAGAGAATTCACTggcttttttaatttatttaaaaactgtttttggcCTTGAAATGAAATGCTTCCAGCTACTTTTACCACTGTTTTAATAAGCCGGGGGACTATCTGTCTTTGAGACAAATGCtacttaatatatttatatttttaattgaatgtggagattcttgtttttgcttcatttcAATTTACCTTAACTTTTTGTGGATCTTTGATCCCAAACTGATTTAACTTACTTGTTCTATAtaatattgttctttttttaggGAGTATGCGTGATACTTTTTACCAATGACCGAGATGATTAAGATTGTGGTTCACAGGGTTCAACTTTAATTTGTTGAACCTTATTCTAATAGATCTCAATATTACACATTGTATGATAGTCTGTGTGAATGGACAGTGatgtcaataaatattttactgtccTATATCAGATGAAGTCAAATGTTTCAGAGTATGGtgattaaagcaaaacaaaacaagaccaaaataattcatctcttcatctttccctcaaccTGTTGGACACTGATAATGGTTCCTTTTCTTTGCTTACTGTAGTGTCCCATCCTGCGGTTCCCACACTGATACAGATCAGGATTGTGCTATAAACCTCAGGTCTACACTTCCATCCACACAATAAAGGGTTGTTTGTGGCAGAGCAGCAGGCTTGTTGACAGCAGAACCGATAGAATGTAATTTATTGGAGTGTGGCCTCTTCTACTGAAAACCTTGTCATCTGTTGCATGTAACGATACTGCTTTAAGTGGAGCCTCCTGTTAAAACTTTTAGTTagaacattacattttatgcGATCCGAAGAGACTAAAAGCTGTAAGGTAATCTGACAATGTTTGTGTAATAAAGTGTGAAGTATTTCAGAGCAAAGTTCTCAGTATAAACATTATATATTTGGCTACAAGATTAAATTGATTTAATCTGACTTCATTTAATGCTGACACATATCAAAGCAAGTGGTACTCTAAGTTGTCTGAGaaattttactatttcatggaaaatattcgttcattttgaatttgatggcagcaccacaactcaaaaaagttggaacagggtaatgtttaccattgtgtagcatcccctcttcttttaacaactgtctgtaaatgtctgggaagtgaggagaccaggtGCTttagttttaggagaggaatgttgttccattcttgtctgatgcaggattctagctgcttgacagtcctgggcctttgtagCTGGAGTTTTTgctttatgatgcaccaaatgttttctattggtaaaaTTTCTGTACTGCAGActggccagttcagcacccggactttTGTCCTGTGAAGCGATGgagttgtgatggatgcagtatgtggtttagcattgtcttgctgaaatatgccaggccttccctgaaagagacatttctCTATAACCTCTATgtgcttttcagcattgatggagcctttccagatgcgTAAGCTGCGCAGACCCTAGGCACTAATACACtaccacaccatcagagatggaacaatctgctgataacaagcaggatggtccctcttctctttagtccacagaacaGGGCATCcatgttttacaaaaacaatatctaattttgattcatcagaccacaaaacagtttttccattttgcctcagaccattttaaataagctttggcCTAGAGAAAactgcagcatttctggattatGTTCACATatgacttcttctttgcatgatacagctttaacttagatttgtggattgcacagcgaaTTCTGGTGTTGTCTGGAAGTTTCTGAGCCAATGTAGTGATCTCCattagagaatcatgcctgtttttaatgcagtgctgcctgagggccaaaagatcacacgcatccagttttgaccttctgccttgtcccttgcgcacagagattcctcttgattctctgaatcttttgctgatattatatactgtagatggttcgatcttcaaagtcttcacaattttacattgaggaacatttttctgatatCGTATTATAATTTTTAACCGCATaatgtcacagattggtgaacctctgccaaTCTTTACAACCGAGAAgctcatgttactgacctgttgccaattaacctaattagttgtgaGATGGTCCTTCATTTggttttgatttgcagcaattacttttccagccttttgttgccatGTTCCAattgttttgagatgtgttgctgccatcaaattcaaaatgagctcatgtttttcatgaaatggtaaaatatctctgtttcaacatctgatatgttgtttatgttatattaaagtaaatcatgcgttttttttttttttttacacatcgtTCCATTTTTTTTGGAATCGGGATTATAGTACAAACACAGCatatttccttttaaatttgatgacagcaacaagtctgaaaaaagttgggacaaagGCAACAAAGTACCAGAAAGGTTTTGTGAAGCTACACGTACAAAAACACCAGGTCGAGCATCTCATAACTAATGGAGTTAACTGGCAACAGCAAGGTATATGgcaaaaaaactatatttaatgGCTGTGAGCTTTAGGCCCTCAGGTACCACTGCATTAAACATGGACATGATTCTGGCTACAACTAtaccatgcaaaaaaaaaaaagaaaatatataaacaagatcagAAATGCTGCCACCTTCCCCAAGCCCAAgcttaaataaaatgataaaatgattcaaaatgtaaaaaccttttttgaaaTCATGGATGCCACATGCTAAAGAGGAGAACAACCATTTGACTTTTTATCAGCACAGAGTTGAAAGCCATCATCTGTGATGGTCTAGGTGCTAAAACGGTCTTACTGCAATCCTGATGTGTCAaccactgaaataaaataattgcgTTATGATGTAAAAAATACGGCAAATGAGGTCCCgaaatattaaataactaaaatctTACACCCAGCAAGAACGTGgaaaaattgcttttaaaactaaagtaaCTGGTCTTAGGTCCCAAATGCCTAAagagttgttaaaagaagacatATTGCAACACAGTGGTCAACATGGCCCTGTCGAATGTtgttggcatcaaattcaaaataagctaatatttttctaaaaggaaaaatatctATTTTCTCTGCTTCAGCATTTAATATTGTCTTTGTAATCTTTACAGTCAAAAATAAGTTTCCAATCCTTTGCAAAGCATTGCAATctcttatttcattttttcacagcataaaaacttttttgaaaattgtCTGTTACTGTAACAGTGCATAGAAACTGACTTTTAATTATGACACTGCTACTGCTGATTATTTCAAAAGttaatcaaaataaaacttataaaaCCAGGAAACATGATTAGATAATAGCCCAATACATGCCCAAGATGAACACAAGaacattaatattatatataattcatATTATAACAATTCCACAATGTAACAGCAAATTAGGCTTTTTGTCCTTGATtgtgatttacaaaaaaaaaaggaaccagaCTAATCTTTGTTCTTCTTACGCTTAAAATAAGCAttgcattttaaagtttgtgaataaataaataattgcatgTAGCTACAGATGTTTAAAACACATAGAAgtgacaaaaacagatttttttttggctttaaaaaaatacatctgtATAGAATTCTATGCAGTTTAATCTTTTGCCATATTTTCCTCCTTTTGAATGATagaaataatgttattttatccTGTAACACTGCTGCATGTAGCTGACTGTATCTGCAATCGTGATTAATACAAAGAACCAGCCTAAATGTTTGATGAATATGGATGCTTgtgaaaaggttaaaaaatataCCACAACTTGAGAAAGTATTCCATGATTGAAGTATTTTTATGAAATGATTTAGACAATAATTTAGGCTTGTATGTCAAAGTATTTACCATAGAATATAGAAGTTGTGTTCATCAGAAAGTATATCCTAAACCATGAGAATGCTCTTAAGCAGTAAAATAGTAATAACACCAAGACAAAAACTTGTTTAATAAAGTACTCAGAAGAAATGTACTCAATCATCAATATGACCTAAAgataaatgtacatattttagTTTCATATCTTTTATGTGTCAGCACTTATaatatttggtttttaaatatctctgctttgttttctgcttaCAGTCACTTATAACAGAAGATGCCAGAGTTCATTTCAGTGAGTGGACAGCTGAGTGTGtcagagattttctttttcactggaCATCAGGCCAGGAGTGTGTCAGAGGATGAAGTCTCTGAAACACTCAGTGACCCccgaaaagtgtgtgtgtgtgtgtgtgtgcgcgcgtgtgtgcgtgcatgtgtgtgtgttggtgtgtatgtgGGACCTAACCAATTGtgtacacattaaaataattttcctgGAAGGCTTTAAAAATTTTACTTTCAACAAAATGGGACATTTGGTTTCAGTTTCATTGAAGTACTTTTAAGACGTGGCAAGAATCCATTCAGtctaatatttttgttttgtgatgccTCATTATTGAGAAAAAATCCTTATGTTCATGTTATCCCTAGATTAcagatatatatttaaatttaaaataaaaacaaaacaattcaaacCTAAAtcataaaaagaaagacaaaaaaggttGAAGGTAAAACCAGTTGGTGGTGGGTTGTTTTTATATTAGGACGATTTTAACAATGAAAAGATACAGACAACCCCAAACTAGGGGTATCagtgtagttttatttattgttgtacCTGCtctaacattttaaacagttgtATTTGTAAGCTCTAAGGTGTTCTCAGTACATGTTCTCAGTACAGGACCACTGCAGTGTAACTTTGTCAAATAGCTCTGCAGTGGTCCTGTGGTCTTTTTCAAATTGGAGAACCTGTACTGAGAGCTGTGCAGCATCCATACAGATAGCCAATGGGAGCCCTGAGTCGCACGAGCCCGCCGCCTCCCCGGCACCGTGTCCGCGCGCCCATTGGCCAACCAAGGCACGGCCACACGAGCCGCTCGCGTGCAGACTCAGCCgctataaataaaacagcagcagctggaacCAGGAGAAGACAGAGTGTGTACCCAGAGAAACGTTTGTCATTCTCCTCTGAGCTCCAGGAAAAGAGGGGAGTCGCTTTGAATTTGTTGTATAATAAACGTTTTAGCTTGTGACGGTTCCACTGGTTTAAACCTGAAGATGCCAACCGGGACTATGGGAGGAACATCTCCGTCTTCCGTGGCTGCTACCCCGACGAGTGGCGACTCCACCTGCGAAAAACCCCGAACTCCGACAGACAGCAGAAAGGTAGATTATCTGACCGTTTTCATCAATGTGTTTTCGTTTGTTGTTGAAACCTATCACAGCATGTCAACCACGTTTTCCTGTCTCTATCTAGTCCTCCAAACCAATCATGGAAAAGCGGAGACGCGCCCGCATCAACGAGAGTCTGGGTCAGCTGAAGACGCTCATCCTGGACGCACTTAAGAAAGACGTAAGGACGTGACGCgacaattacattttacattcatatcAGAAACGAGCCTGCATGAGCACATCAAAAACGGACTTTTTTACTCTTTAGAGCTCCAGACACTCCAAACTGGAGAAGGCAGACATTCTTGAGATGACTGTGAAGCACCTCAGGAGCCTGCAGAGACTTCAGATTAACGGTATGTAACCACCACGTTTGGACTGAACACAGTGATGTGCGCATAACGATTGTTGCATGTCTGACTTAAAACATGCTCCCACGCTTTACAAGGATGCACTGGCCATCTACAGCTGTCTGATCCTAGTGAACTGAACTGCATGACTAAAATTTACATAACTCAATCAATTTGTCAAACATTTCAtatgtatctatctatttacatatttatattttttctacaGCTGCTGTGAACACAGACTCATCAGTCTTGGGTAAATACAGAGCTGGATTCAGTGAGTGTGTTGGAGAGGTTACTCGTTTCCTGTCCACCTGTGAAGGTGTGGACACTGAGGTGAGGACTCGCCTCCTTAGCCACTTGGCCATCTGTGTGACCCAAATCAACCCTGTGAACTTTTATGGACCCCACGCCAGTGCTCTTGGACTCGGTCAGGCCAGCACACAGACTCCAGCTGCTTCACAGATGCCTTGCAAAAGTGGCTCGGCAATGCATGCTTCTCCGGAAGCGATGAAGTTGTATGGTGGCTTCCAGGTTGTGCCAACACCAGATGGacagtttgcttttcttgttccCAGTGCAGCTCTTGCACCCTTGAGTGCACAAAACAGCCATCACATGTCAGCTGTTGCCCCTCCGGTTACCTCAGACTCTGTGTGGAGACCGTGGTAGGAGAGCAGCTCACCAGATTGTGGGGAAAAAGGACTATCACACAATTaaccacatttatttacattttgtaaatgtttgtcaaaACTTATTTGAGAGGGATgtttacacatttgtatttttttatggaCTTCAGGAAAAGTTCCTGGCTTCTTTACTcgatttgatttattgtttttgatgtgGCACAATTTCTTTGCCAATAAACTGTTCCAATTATGTTTACCACAATATTTTCTGCCATggtgtctttttgtcttttatttttttctgttttgtgtggaaatgtttttttctattccCTAAAACGGAATCAGCTTATCACAATTACGTTCTTTCATTTACAGGCAGATGAGCCTGTGCTGTCTCTATCTGCGTGAGAAAAGGAGAACGTCTTTACAATTGATAAACCCTGCAAGAGAAACCGTTTAAAAAGGCCCCCTCTTTTATGTCTTGTCAGTACCTGATCATCCCTTTTGCAGGCTTGTGACAACTTGCTCTCTGGCTGGAAATAAATCCCTCACTAATGAGGTAAAAACCCTGAGAGGTCGTATCGGGCTTAAATTCTGTAAGTGCAGTAGTAAGAGCGGGCCAGAGGCTGTTGACACTTGCACGTCTGCCTGCCCCTCTTCCAAATGGGAAATCTGAAACAGATATGGCATGACTCTGATTCTATCGACCTGGTCAACTAAAGACTAAATAAGATATTGGTATGCGGGATTTAGTGCTGTTTCTGTTGAGGtctcttttctgcattttctggCACCAGATAAAAGATACCTGATATTCTGAAGACGAACCTTCTGAGGAAGCAGACTGTAGCTCTGATTTTAAATGATAGGCATGTGTTTGTACAGTAGCTCGTCGGCACCAGCCCTGCAGTTGCCCTCCAATTACTGTCCATTTAGTACACGGTTGAAGGGAGGACAGTCCCATCTTGTGTGCTGAGCTTGGTGCTCAGACAGCAAGCCACAAGCAGAGTGTGGCCAGGGGTCACAGGTGCCCCCCATTCATGCTCCCAAGACGTCACAGATCTAACAGCATGTTGCCCTAAATCTGGCAGCTCATCAACAGACATGGCCTCCCTGACAGAATCAAACTGTAGCACCTCCAGAGGATAACACACAGACCACTTGGTTGTTTCTGATTTAATATTCATGGAATTTAGGGGGTTGTAATGAATTATGCAGCTGTAACAGCtatgttttttctgtattcaTGATATGATTCTTGtatgtgaataaaaataatatttttgcatttagacataaaaatatttgaaaatttaaatcaaatcttTGTTAATCTAAAAGTTATTAAAactgtttgctttgtgcaaaTGACAGTCAATTAAGTTTACATCTCTGTTATGGCACAACTGAAGTAAGAATGGCACTAATGAtgactaaaacagaaatataaagcCCCCCGCCCTCCTATCAGAGCATCCTTTGAGAACCtcccaaacacaaaaacaaagccagGCCCCTCAGTGGCTCAGTGGCTCCTCTCTTTGTGACCCTCTCCATCTTCATAAAGGGCCTTCTCATTGTTTATCCAGGAAGAGGTTTAATGGCTGTGAGAGTGGGAGGACCACGCTGTCACTTTCACAGTGCAAAAGAAGGCTTATTGTTGGCTGCTCCCAAAGGTCCTGGTCTAAAAGGCTTTTTGAGAACTTCTCAGGCCAGGCTGTGCTCTTCAGATAAGAGGAGCTGTGGAGTGCTGGCAGGTTGATCCCATCCATACCTACACAGTATGTGGTGAAGAAAATGTCCAGGATTTTGGTGGAGCAGTTTCAGCAAATGAGTGCCATTGGTGACATCCTGAGTCAATCTGCTTCTTCCATGATTTGTCTAGTTTTCATCCCCCCCCCATATCAAAACCGCAATTTCATGCAGTGTTTTCCCAAACCCTGTCAACAGAGAACAGTGAACATGAAGCTGGGCAGGGTCTGCTCCTTTGCTGTGCTCCATGATTGATTGGCCAgtcacaaacacagtgacaggTCCCCCTGCCTCTCCCTTTGACGTACACCGGAAACCCTCTCTGGGTG
Encoded here:
- the LOC137098343 gene encoding transcription factor HES-1-like; the protein is MPTGTMGGTSPSSVAATPTSGDSTCEKPRTPTDSRKSSKPIMEKRRRARINESLGQLKTLILDALKKDSSRHSKLEKADILEMTVKHLRSLQRLQINAAVNTDSSVLGKYRAGFSECVGEVTRFLSTCEGVDTEVRTRLLSHLAICVTQINPVNFYGPHASALGLGQASTQTPAASQMPCKSGSAMHASPEAMKLYGGFQVVPTPDGQFAFLVPSAALAPLSAQNSHHMSAVAPPVTSDSVWRPW